One genomic segment of Micromonospora sp. WMMC415 includes these proteins:
- a CDS encoding winged helix-turn-helix domain-containing protein, whose product MSVSPASSRAGWHTSQPAVPGRPPGGQRRPANTAAPVLTVTLSIPLANEEALTPPARRLLEAARELLERGEGTITAAGSNGVERRPDPVPAGRSPGRQLAPTIPTLHILASSRSVLRDGEPLPLTRLEFDLLLHLVAHPRRVFTRLQLLNAVWGYEHAGVRTVDVHVRRLRGKVGVDVPLVTTVYGVGYRLADDARVTIDRSG is encoded by the coding sequence ATGTCGGTCAGCCCTGCTTCGTCGCGCGCCGGATGGCATACGTCCCAGCCGGCTGTTCCCGGTCGACCCCCGGGTGGCCAGCGCCGTCCCGCGAACACAGCCGCGCCGGTGCTCACGGTGACCCTGTCGATCCCGCTGGCCAACGAGGAGGCGCTCACACCACCGGCACGCCGGCTGCTGGAGGCCGCACGGGAGCTGCTGGAGCGGGGCGAGGGCACCATCACCGCCGCCGGTTCCAACGGCGTCGAGCGCCGGCCCGACCCGGTCCCCGCCGGCCGGTCCCCGGGCCGCCAGCTCGCCCCGACCATCCCCACCCTGCACATCCTCGCCTCGTCCCGGTCGGTGCTGCGTGACGGCGAGCCCCTGCCGCTGACCCGCCTGGAGTTCGACCTGCTGCTGCACCTGGTCGCCCACCCCCGCCGGGTCTTCACGCGGCTCCAGCTGCTCAACGCCGTCTGGGGTTACGAGCACGCCGGCGTACGCACGGTGGACGTGCACGTCCGCCGGCTGCGCGGCAAGGTCGGAGTGGACGTCCCGCTGGTCACCACCGTCTACGGCGTCGGCTACCGGCTCGCCGACGACGCCCGGGTCACCATCGACCGCAGCGGCTGA
- a CDS encoding class I SAM-dependent methyltransferase: MATDERFDDLVAEGATAPVGGWAFDWLAGRATEERPPWGYARLVAARMAVADAALDVDTGGGEVLAEVPSPPRLLVATEGWPPNVPVAARTLRRVGATVVAVAPDAPLPFGDASFDLVVSRHPVRTDWRETARVLRPGGTFLSQQIGPGTVRELSEAILGPLPPPADRHPKQTVAAATAAGLTVVDLREATLRTVFHDVAAVVWFLRKVVWTVPGFDVARHRPALARLHRRIEAEGPFVAHARRFLIEATRPA, translated from the coding sequence GTGGCAACGGACGAACGCTTCGACGACCTGGTCGCGGAGGGGGCGACGGCCCCGGTGGGCGGCTGGGCGTTCGACTGGCTCGCCGGACGGGCGACCGAGGAACGGCCGCCCTGGGGGTACGCGCGCCTGGTCGCCGCCCGGATGGCGGTCGCGGACGCGGCGCTGGACGTGGACACCGGCGGCGGAGAGGTGCTGGCGGAGGTGCCGTCACCGCCCCGCCTGCTGGTCGCCACCGAGGGGTGGCCGCCGAACGTGCCGGTTGCGGCCCGGACGCTGCGCCGGGTCGGCGCCACGGTGGTGGCGGTGGCGCCGGACGCGCCGCTGCCGTTCGGGGACGCGTCCTTCGACCTGGTGGTGAGCCGGCATCCGGTCCGCACCGACTGGCGGGAGACCGCCCGGGTGCTGCGGCCGGGTGGGACGTTCCTGTCCCAGCAGATCGGCCCGGGCACCGTACGCGAGCTGAGCGAGGCGATCCTCGGCCCGCTGCCCCCTCCGGCCGACCGCCACCCGAAGCAGACGGTGGCCGCCGCGACGGCCGCCGGCCTGACCGTGGTGGACCTGCGGGAGGCCACCCTGCGCACGGTGTTCCACGACGTCGCCGCGGTGGTCTGGTTCCTGCGCAAGGTGGTCTGGACCGTGCCCGGGTTCGACGTCGCACGGCACCGGCCCGCGCTGGCCCGGCTGCACCGGCGGATCGAGGCCGAGGGTCCGTTCGTGGCCCACGCCCGCCGCTTCCTCATCGAGGCGACCAGGCCGGCCTGA
- a CDS encoding Gfo/Idh/MocA family protein, whose product MRTCRVGLIGAGGVAQRHARVLSGFDDAELLGVTDVVPSAAAALAGTYGVPTFTGVADLLAAGPDAVYVCVPPFAHGPAEEAVIAAGVPMFVEKPVAVDLGTAERIAALVAERGLLTGVGHHWRYLPVVEQARELLADRPVRMVAGSWLDKVPPVAWWSRRDHSGGPVVEQAAHVLDLVRVLVGEVTEVTAYGNGTPPPVDGADIDSVTTAALRFACGAVGTLTAACVLGWKHRAGLEILADGLALALTEDGLVVRDADGERVFAADPDAARVAVDRAFVDAVRGVGDDVRVPYAEALGTQRLAVAVADSARAGRTVRLTAPDTTPTLVAGVSVDA is encoded by the coding sequence ATGCGCACGTGCCGGGTGGGACTGATCGGTGCCGGCGGGGTGGCACAGCGCCACGCCCGCGTGTTGAGCGGGTTCGACGACGCCGAGCTGCTCGGGGTGACCGACGTGGTGCCGTCCGCGGCCGCCGCCCTGGCCGGCACGTACGGCGTCCCGACCTTCACCGGCGTCGCCGACCTGCTGGCCGCCGGCCCGGACGCGGTGTACGTCTGCGTCCCGCCGTTCGCCCACGGGCCGGCGGAGGAGGCGGTGATCGCCGCCGGCGTGCCGATGTTCGTGGAGAAGCCGGTGGCGGTGGATCTCGGCACCGCCGAGCGGATCGCCGCCCTCGTCGCCGAGCGGGGCCTGCTCACCGGCGTCGGGCACCACTGGCGGTACCTGCCGGTCGTCGAGCAGGCCCGGGAGCTGCTCGCCGACCGTCCGGTGCGGATGGTCGCCGGGTCCTGGCTGGACAAGGTGCCCCCGGTGGCCTGGTGGTCGCGGCGCGACCACTCCGGCGGGCCGGTGGTCGAGCAGGCCGCGCACGTGCTGGACCTGGTCCGCGTCCTGGTCGGCGAGGTCACCGAGGTGACCGCGTACGGGAACGGCACGCCGCCGCCGGTCGACGGCGCCGACATCGACTCGGTGACCACCGCCGCGCTGCGCTTCGCCTGCGGCGCCGTCGGCACCCTCACCGCCGCCTGTGTGCTCGGCTGGAAGCACCGGGCCGGCCTGGAGATCCTCGCCGACGGGCTCGCCCTGGCGCTGACCGAGGACGGCCTGGTGGTCCGCGACGCCGACGGCGAGCGGGTGTTCGCCGCCGACCCGGACGCCGCCCGGGTGGCCGTGGACCGCGCGTTCGTGGACGCCGTCCGTGGCGTCGGCGACGACGTGCGCGTCCCGTACGCGGAGGCGCTCGGCACCCAGCGGCTCGCGGTCGCGGTGGCCGACTCCGCCCGCGCCGGCCGGACGGTGCGGCTGACCGCCCCGGATACCACGCCGACCCTGGTGGCCGGGGTGAGCGTCGATGCGTGA
- a CDS encoding DUF2231 domain-containing protein, giving the protein MQSRLRVQGHPIQPMLVTFPFGLFVSATVFDLTDVIGGPAFLGEVGYWTAVAALVAAALATVAGMIDLWDVPGGGTRRTAATFNLVNAAMAGLFLIACLIRADAPQRGASVVLLLTELVALAVGGYGVALGARLMRQFEAGRAEATTLDALGGVAGSTVEIVRPRP; this is encoded by the coding sequence ATGCAGAGCCGGCTGCGGGTGCAGGGGCACCCGATCCAACCGATGCTGGTGACGTTCCCGTTCGGGCTCTTCGTGAGCGCGACGGTGTTCGACCTGACCGACGTGATCGGGGGGCCGGCGTTCCTCGGTGAGGTGGGGTACTGGACGGCCGTGGCGGCGCTCGTCGCCGCCGCGCTGGCCACCGTCGCCGGCATGATCGACCTGTGGGACGTCCCGGGCGGGGGCACGCGCCGGACGGCCGCGACGTTCAACCTGGTCAACGCGGCGATGGCCGGCCTGTTCCTGATCGCCTGCCTGATCCGGGCGGACGCGCCGCAGCGGGGTGCCAGCGTCGTGCTGCTCCTCACCGAGCTGGTCGCCCTCGCCGTGGGCGGCTACGGCGTCGCCCTGGGGGCCCGCCTGATGCGCCAGTTCGAGGCCGGCCGTGCCGAGGCCACCACCCTCGACGCCCTGGGCGGCGTCGCGGGCTCCACCGTGGAGATCGTCCGCCCGCGCCCCTGA
- the secA2 gene encoding accessory Sec system translocase SecA2, producing MGVSQRLKSRFRRFLQRPGTTVELGPLEKLLPAIEAREEELRALDDAALTEAAGKAEGYEEICAVGREAARRGLDQRPYDVQLLGAMALLSGKVAEMATGEGKTLTATIAAYGHVRVGNGPVHVLTVNDYLARRDAQWMEPVYTLLGLTVGWVNEASTPQERRDAYACDVTYVSVSEAGFDYLRDQLVTDIDDRVQPPLRTAIVDEADSILIDEARVPMVLAGAVAGEQDPAHTAAALVRGLRKGKHYTVAEDGRSVAFTAAGLAAVEAKLGIDLYHEENVAQLSAVNVALHAHALLHRDVDYIVREGTVELIDEMRGRVAQRRRWPDGLQAAVEAKEGLDATAEGEVLGTIAVQAYIGLYPTVCGMTATAVLVGDQLREFFGLEVAVIPPNTPCIREDESDRIYATRAEKEEALIDEIRRNHERGRPVLVGTLDVKESEGLAAGLNAAGVPCVVLNAKNDDEEAAIIAEAGAYGAVTVSTQMAGRGVDIRLGGSDQADRDRVAELGGLYVMGSGRHDSRRVDDQLRGRAGRQGDPGGSVFFVSLEDDLVVRHAGDTVPASPRMNADGLVTDPQVDYAVEHAQRVAEGVNHEIHRNTWRYSVVVEQQRKALAERRERLLTTDVAALMLLDKVPDKAGEMDEDLLARVARSIALFHLDRLWAEHLAELSEVREGVHLRALGRLDPLDEFHRAAVPAFNDLVPEIERRTIETFTETEFDETWVPDEAKLVRPSATWTYLVHDNPFGSELDRLIASVGRRLSSASR from the coding sequence ATGGGTGTGTCGCAACGGTTGAAGAGCAGGTTCCGCCGGTTCCTCCAGCGGCCCGGCACGACGGTGGAACTGGGGCCGCTGGAGAAGCTGCTGCCGGCCATCGAGGCGCGCGAGGAGGAGCTGCGGGCGCTCGACGACGCCGCGCTGACCGAGGCCGCCGGCAAGGCCGAGGGCTACGAGGAGATCTGCGCGGTCGGCCGGGAGGCCGCCCGCCGCGGGCTCGACCAGCGGCCGTACGACGTGCAGCTGCTCGGCGCGATGGCGCTGTTGTCCGGCAAGGTCGCCGAGATGGCGACCGGTGAGGGCAAGACCCTGACCGCCACGATCGCCGCGTACGGGCACGTCCGGGTGGGCAACGGACCGGTGCACGTGCTCACCGTCAACGACTACCTGGCCCGCCGCGACGCCCAGTGGATGGAGCCGGTCTACACCCTGCTCGGCCTCACCGTCGGCTGGGTCAACGAGGCCTCCACGCCGCAGGAGCGGCGCGACGCCTACGCCTGCGACGTCACCTACGTCTCGGTGAGCGAGGCCGGCTTCGACTACCTGCGCGACCAGCTGGTCACCGACATCGACGACCGGGTGCAGCCGCCGCTGCGCACCGCGATCGTCGACGAGGCCGACTCGATCCTCATCGACGAGGCCCGGGTGCCGATGGTCCTCGCCGGTGCCGTCGCCGGCGAGCAGGACCCGGCGCACACCGCCGCCGCGCTCGTGCGCGGCCTGCGCAAGGGCAAGCACTACACCGTCGCGGAGGACGGCCGCAGTGTCGCCTTCACCGCCGCCGGCCTCGCCGCCGTGGAGGCCAAGCTCGGCATCGACCTGTACCACGAGGAGAACGTCGCCCAGCTCTCGGCGGTCAACGTGGCGCTGCACGCCCACGCCCTGCTGCACCGCGACGTGGACTACATCGTCCGCGAGGGCACGGTCGAGCTGATCGACGAGATGCGCGGCCGGGTCGCCCAGCGGCGCCGCTGGCCCGACGGTCTCCAGGCGGCCGTGGAGGCCAAGGAGGGCCTGGACGCCACCGCCGAGGGGGAGGTGCTCGGCACGATCGCCGTCCAGGCGTACATCGGGCTCTACCCGACCGTCTGCGGGATGACCGCCACCGCCGTGCTGGTCGGTGACCAGCTCCGGGAGTTCTTCGGCCTGGAGGTGGCGGTGATCCCGCCGAACACCCCGTGCATCCGCGAGGACGAGTCGGACCGGATCTACGCGACCCGCGCCGAGAAGGAGGAGGCGCTGATCGACGAGATCCGGCGCAACCACGAGCGCGGGCGGCCGGTGCTGGTCGGCACCCTCGACGTCAAGGAGTCCGAGGGGCTGGCCGCCGGCCTGAACGCGGCCGGCGTGCCGTGTGTGGTCCTCAACGCCAAGAACGACGACGAGGAGGCGGCGATCATCGCCGAGGCCGGCGCGTACGGCGCGGTGACCGTCTCCACGCAGATGGCCGGCCGGGGTGTCGACATCCGCCTCGGCGGCAGCGACCAGGCCGACCGGGACCGGGTCGCCGAGCTGGGTGGCCTGTACGTGATGGGCAGCGGCCGGCACGACAGCCGCCGGGTCGACGACCAGCTGCGCGGGCGGGCCGGCCGGCAGGGCGACCCGGGTGGCTCCGTCTTCTTCGTCAGCCTGGAGGACGACCTCGTCGTCCGGCACGCCGGGGACACCGTGCCGGCGTCGCCCCGGATGAACGCCGACGGCCTGGTCACCGACCCGCAGGTCGACTACGCCGTCGAGCACGCCCAGCGGGTCGCCGAGGGCGTCAACCACGAGATCCACCGCAACACGTGGCGCTACAGCGTGGTGGTCGAGCAGCAGCGCAAGGCCCTCGCCGAGCGCCGTGAGCGGCTGCTGACCACCGACGTCGCGGCACTGATGCTGCTGGACAAGGTGCCCGACAAGGCCGGCGAGATGGACGAGGACCTGCTCGCCCGGGTCGCCCGGTCGATCGCCCTCTTCCATCTCGACCGGCTCTGGGCGGAGCACCTCGCCGAGCTGTCCGAGGTCCGCGAGGGGGTGCACCTGCGGGCCCTGGGCCGGCTGGACCCGCTCGACGAGTTCCACCGCGCCGCCGTGCCCGCGTTCAACGACCTGGTGCCGGAGATCGAGCGGCGCACCATCGAGACCTTCACCGAGACCGAGTTCGACGAGACCTGGGTGCCCGACGAGGCCAAGCTGGTCCGGCCGAGCGCCACCTGGACGTACCTGGTCCACGACAACCCGTTCGGCTCGGAGCTGGACCGGCTCATCGCCTCCGTGGGCCGCCGGCTCAGCTCCGCCTCCCGGTAG
- a CDS encoding zinc-binding alcohol dehydrogenase, giving the protein MRDRIVAVTAPGRVELVEQDAAPLSEGTFRVETLYSGVSAGTELSFVKATNPYLNVTWNADLGLFEPGAASTPYPVTRLGYMQVGRVVESATPAVAVGTVGAMTYGHRTGYVADPVKERFVPLPDDLDPLLGVYVAHMGPICANGILHAAADVHGTDVRSLDDGVRGRRVAVVGSGVVALLTALFAKRHGAASVVVLDPTPQRRAVAEALGLETLDPEADDPAVVLKTRWAHTAGDRGADVVFQCRGQAWAMQLALRLLRPQGTVIDLAFYQAGADAVRFGEEFHHNGLSLRCAQIGRVPRGLAPTWDRERLSAETIDLLRAYGEEIRKHLVSAVVPFDEAPALLTDLADRRRQELQVVFTC; this is encoded by the coding sequence ATGCGTGACCGGATCGTGGCCGTCACCGCCCCCGGGCGGGTGGAGCTGGTCGAGCAGGACGCCGCCCCCCTGTCGGAGGGCACCTTCCGCGTGGAGACCCTCTACAGCGGCGTCTCCGCCGGCACGGAACTGAGCTTCGTCAAGGCCACCAACCCCTACCTGAACGTGACCTGGAACGCCGACCTCGGCCTGTTCGAGCCCGGTGCGGCGAGCACCCCGTACCCGGTGACCCGGCTCGGCTACATGCAGGTCGGGCGGGTGGTGGAGAGCGCCACCCCGGCCGTCGCCGTCGGCACCGTGGGCGCCATGACGTACGGCCACCGCACCGGCTACGTCGCCGACCCGGTCAAGGAGCGGTTCGTCCCGCTGCCCGACGACCTCGACCCGCTGCTCGGCGTGTACGTCGCCCACATGGGGCCGATCTGCGCCAACGGCATCCTGCACGCCGCCGCCGACGTGCACGGCACCGACGTGCGCTCGCTGGACGACGGGGTGCGCGGCCGGCGCGTCGCGGTGGTGGGCAGCGGCGTGGTGGCGCTGCTCACGGCGCTGTTCGCCAAGCGGCACGGCGCCGCTTCGGTGGTCGTGCTCGACCCGACGCCGCAGCGCCGGGCGGTCGCCGAGGCGCTGGGCCTGGAGACGCTCGACCCCGAGGCGGACGACCCGGCGGTGGTGCTGAAGACCCGGTGGGCGCACACCGCCGGGGACCGGGGCGCCGACGTGGTCTTCCAGTGCCGCGGCCAGGCCTGGGCGATGCAGCTCGCACTGCGCCTGCTCCGCCCGCAGGGCACCGTCATCGACCTGGCCTTCTACCAGGCCGGGGCGGACGCGGTCCGGTTCGGCGAGGAGTTCCACCACAACGGGCTGTCCCTGCGCTGCGCCCAGATCGGCCGGGTGCCCCGGGGGCTCGCCCCCACCTGGGACCGGGAGCGGCTGAGCGCGGAGACGATCGACCTGCTCCGCGCGTACGGCGAGGAGATCCGCAAGCACCTGGTCTCGGCGGTGGTGCCGTTCGACGAGGCGCCGGCGCTGCTGACCGATCTGGCCGACCGCCGCCGCCAGGAACTCCAGGTCGTCTTCACCTGCTGA
- a CDS encoding uridine kinase, with protein MRVRPISPEHLVTELADRLAGTTAAGRLRVAVDGPPAADPDALAGALVDPLRARGRPVLHVRAADFLRPASVRLEQGRTNPDAYYEGWVDEAGLRREVLDPAGPDGSGRVLPSLWDADVDRASRAEYVELPERGVVLVSGSLLLGGGLPFDVTVHLALSPAALDRRTGPEQRWTLPAYARYADEVAPATFADVVVRVDDPRHPALVDVAAGPD; from the coding sequence GTGCGTGTCCGTCCGATCTCGCCCGAGCATCTCGTCACCGAGCTGGCCGACCGGCTCGCCGGCACCACGGCCGCCGGCCGGTTGCGGGTGGCCGTCGACGGCCCGCCGGCGGCCGATCCCGACGCCCTGGCCGGTGCGCTGGTCGACCCGCTGCGCGCCCGGGGCCGTCCGGTGCTGCACGTGCGGGCGGCGGACTTCCTGCGGCCGGCCTCGGTGCGACTCGAACAGGGCCGCACCAACCCCGACGCGTACTACGAGGGCTGGGTCGACGAGGCCGGGCTGCGCCGGGAGGTGCTCGACCCGGCCGGCCCGGACGGGTCGGGGCGGGTCCTGCCCTCGCTGTGGGACGCCGACGTCGACCGCGCCAGCCGCGCCGAGTACGTCGAACTGCCCGAGCGCGGCGTCGTCCTGGTCAGCGGGTCGCTGCTGCTCGGCGGTGGCCTGCCCTTCGACGTCACCGTGCACCTGGCGCTCTCCCCGGCCGCCCTGGACCGGCGCACCGGCCCGGAGCAGCGGTGGACGCTGCCGGCGTACGCCCGCTACGCCGACGAGGTGGCCCCGGCCACGTTCGCCGACGTGGTCGTCCGGGTCGACGACCCCCGCCACCCCGCGCTGGTCGACGTGGCGGCGGGGCCGGACTGA
- a CDS encoding DUF3500 domain-containing protein, protein MEDPLPEQMRAAGTALLAALDGPARAGAAHRFDDVAARRWLEYRPRPRPGVCLADLDRTARKAAHRLLATALSPPAYAQAMAIIALEEVLDRAEGWRRGRHSDDYWVAVFGDPARDDAWAWRVEGHHLSVSMTVVDDQVSPAPVLFGANPAAVRWAGHPVSRPLGPEEDLGRALLDAIGPAGRAAAIVADEAPADIVSATRPRVDAPVEPLGVPADRLGPTGRALLDQLVALYLDRLPPELAIREARRLTGSPLHFAWAGPTRPGQRHYYRVQGDDLLIEYDNTTDDGNHAHTVLRRPASDFGEDVLAAHHDAAH, encoded by the coding sequence GTGGAGGATCCGCTGCCCGAGCAGATGCGCGCCGCCGGCACGGCGCTGCTCGCCGCCCTGGACGGGCCCGCCCGGGCCGGCGCGGCGCACCGGTTCGACGACGTCGCCGCGCGGCGCTGGCTGGAGTACCGCCCGCGACCCCGGCCCGGCGTGTGCCTCGCCGACCTCGACCGCACCGCCCGCAAGGCCGCCCACCGGCTGCTGGCGACGGCGCTGAGCCCGCCGGCGTACGCGCAGGCGATGGCGATCATCGCGCTCGAGGAGGTGCTCGACCGGGCCGAGGGGTGGCGGCGCGGGCGGCACAGCGACGACTACTGGGTGGCCGTCTTCGGCGACCCGGCCCGCGACGACGCGTGGGCGTGGCGGGTCGAGGGGCACCACCTGTCGGTCAGCATGACCGTGGTGGACGACCAGGTCTCCCCCGCACCTGTCTTGTTCGGCGCGAACCCGGCCGCCGTCAGGTGGGCCGGCCACCCGGTGTCGCGTCCCCTCGGTCCGGAGGAGGATCTCGGCCGGGCCCTCCTGGACGCGATCGGCCCCGCCGGCCGGGCCGCGGCGATCGTCGCCGACGAGGCGCCCGCCGACATCGTCAGCGCCACCCGGCCCCGGGTCGACGCCCCGGTCGAGCCGCTCGGCGTGCCGGCCGACCGGCTCGGTCCCACCGGCCGGGCCCTGCTCGACCAGCTCGTCGCCCTCTACCTCGACCGGCTCCCGCCGGAGCTGGCGATCCGGGAGGCGCGCCGCCTCACCGGCTCACCGCTGCACTTCGCGTGGGCGGGGCCGACCCGTCCGGGGCAGCGCCACTACTACCGGGTGCAGGGCGACGACCTGCTGATCGAGTACGACAACACCACCGACGACGGCAACCACGCCCACACCGTGCTCCGCCGCCCGGCGAGCGACTTCGGCGAGGACGTCCTGGCCGCCCACCACGACGCGGCCCACTGA
- a CDS encoding GAF and ANTAR domain-containing protein — protein sequence MNLEMREPVAETLGVLETAALLRELTAGLIGVDDFDEALDVLVRIACDAVAGVSWCGFTALRAGEPAGVAASDARLAGLDDLRHGPDSPAMEAIRRREMVVSEHLGRESRWPDWTARARELGVRGVISAQVDVDEQVIGSLNLYAGATDALTPRHQLIAMLIAEHAGLLLAAVRDRARSAAEAGQLDATVLGDGVVGQAIGVIMTQRGCRAEEALEVLRSAATSLAIPLREVAERLVSTVSRPRES from the coding sequence GTGAACCTCGAGATGCGGGAGCCGGTCGCGGAGACGCTCGGCGTACTGGAGACCGCCGCCCTGCTGCGGGAGCTGACCGCCGGACTGATCGGCGTCGACGACTTCGACGAGGCGCTGGACGTGCTGGTTCGGATCGCTTGCGACGCGGTCGCGGGAGTCAGCTGGTGCGGGTTCACCGCCCTGCGCGCCGGGGAACCGGCCGGCGTGGCGGCGTCCGACGCCCGGCTCGCCGGTCTGGACGACCTGCGCCACGGCCCGGACTCGCCGGCCATGGAGGCGATCCGGCGGCGGGAGATGGTGGTCTCCGAACACCTGGGCCGCGAGTCGCGCTGGCCGGACTGGACGGCGCGGGCCCGTGAGCTCGGCGTGCGGGGGGTGATCTCGGCCCAGGTCGACGTGGACGAGCAGGTGATCGGCTCGCTCAACCTCTACGCCGGCGCCACCGACGCGCTCACCCCCCGGCACCAGCTCATCGCCATGCTGATCGCCGAGCACGCGGGGCTGCTGCTCGCCGCCGTACGCGACCGGGCCCGCTCGGCCGCCGAGGCCGGCCAGTTGGACGCCACCGTGCTCGGCGACGGGGTCGTCGGCCAGGCGATCGGCGTGATCATGACCCAGCGGGGCTGCCGGGCCGAGGAGGCCCTGGAGGTGTTGCGCAGCGCCGCCACCTCGCTCGCCATCCCGCTGCGCGAGGTCGCCGAGCGGCTGGTGAGCACGGTCTCCCGCCCCCGGGAGAGCTGA